CCCAAGCATGGGTATCGACGATATGGTCGAAAACATGTCTCGGTACTAGTTGTAGCATTTGCCCTAAGATTGTGTTAAGATGTGCCATAGTCCCCATAACTCCTTTTTGTTATTCGATTTTTAGCTAAAATATTATAACATAATTGGCAGGTATGGGGACTATTTTTTAAGTATTGTTGCCATTTTTAAGTATCGTCTACCGGACTATTGTTGCCATTTTTAAGTATCGTCTACCGGACAGCAGTGATTAGAACCAAAACACATTCCTTCCTTAATTGAGCTGCAAACCAGGGAAATAAAGACCATTTGTTCGGAAGCGACCCTAAAAGACCGCCATGCCATGGAAAACATCATTTTTGAAACTATGGCCCTTACTAAAAGGGAGCGGGAAGCAGT
This genomic stretch from Deltaproteobacteria bacterium harbors:
- a CDS encoding DUF4372 domain-containing protein — encoded protein: MAHLNTILGQMLQLVPRHVFDHIVDTHAWEGPKPRKFSYWSQFVAMLYAQFSSR